TATGGCTCGGCACGGGGGTTGTAACTTGGTAAACACCGTGTCACAGATAAGAATGGCATTTGTCCTTCCTTCAACAGACGCCGACAGCGTCAAAGATAACGCCGGCGGCTGTCGTTGGACGCTACCCTGGTCGCGCCGCAGTATATTGAGCACTGTGCCGCTGCTAGACCGCGCCCGCGCCGCAGCTCGCATGTCCCCCGGCCTGCACGACTTCTCCAGACGATTCCAGGAACCGCTTCTAGAATAGCGCCGAGAGCTGACCCCGAGAAGGATGACGGCACAGTCCAGCTTACAGAATGCCCTGTCGGATCTGCCCGCGACTTATGTATCCAACAAAGAGGGCGTCCAAAGTCCAAATGCTGCCCGCGGCCCGTCGCCatttcctctcctcaacaCGCTGAAGGTCCCGGTGCTGAGAGATGGTGACAGTCACAGTCGCAGAGCTTTCGGCCATGGCGACAGCGGCTCCGGCCTCCGCCGTCGACTATGCCGACGTGCTTCGGCATCCCGAGAAGTACTACCAGGTAATCTAGATGCCCATTCCCAGCAGTTCGGCTCAGTTCTGACACCTTGTCCATAGGGATTCGACCTTGTCTGGATTATGATCTCATCAGCCTTGGTCTTTATCATGATACCATCCCTATCTCTCATATATTCCGGCCTTGGCAATCGTTCATTCGCGTTAACACTATTTCGACTTCCTCTGATCACGGCGGCTTTCGTTGGCCTTCAGTGGGCACTCTGGGGCTATCTTGTCACCTTCACCGACTCCATGCTGCCGTCGAACTGGTGGGGCGGAGAGAACCGAGCTGGTGGACTGCGAGATGTGGCAGGGCGGCctgttgtggtgggagaTGGACCCGACGAGTCTGCCGTTATTCCAGAGCTGGTGTTTGCGTTATATGAGGGTATGTTTGCTGCAttcaccgccgccgtggtcTGTGGTGGAACCATGCACCGAACACGGCCGAGGcgcttcatcatcttcatcagtCTTTGGTCGTTACTTGTCTATGACCCTGTTGCGAGATGGACATGGAGCAGCAAGGGGTGGCTGAGGGAACTTGGGAGTTTGGACTTTGCTGGTGGAACGCCGGTCCATATCGTCAGCGGAACGACGGTGGCTGCTTTTGCTGTCTTTTGCTCCATTGAATCGAGGGGCAACCTGCTCGACTTCCTCATCGACGCTGGCCACAAGGTTTGGCGACGAGTTCAACATCTCGCGTATGGTGTGTGGAGCATCCTGAGAATTGTCATCTTGTTGTTTACATGTGGACACCTCAGAGTCCCGGAAGGAGAGGACGCGCCAAACGAGGAGCTATCAGAACAGGGCGTGGAAAGCTTCCCGTACAATATCAACTTCGTTGTGCTTGGAACGGCATTTCTCTGGTTTGGTTGGGCTGGCTTCAATGGCGGTTCCGCTTTGGGTGGAAATTTGCGGGCGGTCTCGGCATGGACTGCCACCCATGTCTCGGCTTGTGCTGGCGGTGTCACCGGGATGCTCTGGATTTGGCTGATGAAGGGCGTGCCGGAAACCGATGTTGAGCTGGAAGGTGGCGATCCCCGGGACGAAGCTGCCAGAAATCGTGCTATGGCAAGACAAGCCTTCGATCGTATTTCGGTATTCTTCTTTTGCGATGGTGCCATTGCAGGACTGGTGGCGATCACGCCGGCAGCGGGTTATGTGAGTTCGCCTAACGCTTCAAGTGTGCCCTGTGTCTAATATGTTCAGGTTCCCGTCTGGAGCGCTCCagtgtttggtgttgttggtgcccTTTGCGTCAACTTCCTGAAAAAAGAAGCCGAAATATTCCTTCGACATGACCCTTTGCAAATCTTTGCCGTGcatgccggcggcggtgttgtcgGCATGGTTCTCACTGCTCTTTTTGTCGAGTAAGCATCTGCCTTCCGAGATGCTCACCTTGATACTGACCTCTCCTAGCTCAACAACAATTGGCCTTGATGGTCATTCGACCATCCCGCACCCCGAGTACAGCACTGCGCAACGTGTGGGCTACCAGCTCGCCGATGTCTCTGCGGGCATGGGATATACCTTTTTCATGACACTTGGAATTTTGTACCTGATGAAGTTGGTCGCTTTCATGTTTGGGAAGTCTTCTTGGAGCCAAACAGGGGTGTATAGCGACTCGAACAGATTGGAGGACAACTTCCAAGCCGTGGTTCAACAGCAATGGCGCGGTGATTTGGATCCTGAGGGGCGGCCGTTCGGAAGGCTCGTCGCCCCATCGC
The sequence above is a segment of the Podospora pseudoanserina strain CBS 124.78 chromosome 5, whole genome shotgun sequence genome. Coding sequences within it:
- a CDS encoding hypothetical protein (COG:P; EggNog:ENOG503NVB7), whose translation is MVTVTVAELSAMATAAPASAVDYADVLRHPEKYYQGFDLVWIMISSALVFIMIPSLSLIYSGLGNRSFALTLFRLPLITAAFVGLQWALWGYLVTFTDSMLPSNWWGGENRAGGLRDVAGRPVVVGDGPDESAVIPELVFALYEGMFAAFTAAVVCGGTMHRTRPRRFIIFISLWSLLVYDPVARWTWSSKGWLRELGSLDFAGGTPVHIVSGTTVAAFAVFCSIESRGNLLDFLIDAGHKVWRRVQHLAYGVWSILRIVILLFTCGHLRVPEGEDAPNEELSEQGVESFPYNINFVVLGTAFLWFGWAGFNGGSALGGNLRAVSAWTATHVSACAGGVTGMLWIWLMKGVPETDVELEGGDPRDEAARNRAMARQAFDRISVFFFCDGAIAGLVAITPAAGYVPVWSAPVFGVVGALCVNFLKKEAEIFLRHDPLQIFAVHAGGGVVGMVLTALFVDSTTIGLDGHSTIPHPEYSTAQRVGYQLADVSAGMGYTFFMTLGILYLMKLVAFMFGKSSWSQTGVYSDSNRLEDNFQAVVQQQWRGDLDPEGRPFGRLVAPSLPPVPSRPLRDDDIHLEHLKNLPSPPRSATSGAQVPPWGMMPELPGSQGMPPWPSLPSQGLQPRT